The Pagrus major chromosome 17, Pma_NU_1.0 genome includes a region encoding these proteins:
- the aqp10a gene encoding aquaporin-10a, whose product MMKLRALRVRNALVRECMAEFLGTFVLLLFGCSAAAQVKTSRETKGQFLSVNMAFSVGVMSAMYLTKGITGAHLNPAVSLSFCVLGQVRWGRLVPYCLSQLLGAYVASALVYLVYYDAIMDFSGGDLTVYGPNETASIFATYPSQYMTLGRSFLDQVVGTGMLMLCILCLGEKRNTPAPTELIPAIVAVIVLGISMSMSGNCGAAINPARDLGPRLFTLTAGWGTEVFTCYNYWFWVPLVAPPIGAVTGTFMYLIFIEWQLPDPDQPENLSTLSSISETIKQPSSTWEKDVELKSSHF is encoded by the exons ATGATGAAGCTACGAGCTCTGAGAGTGAGGAACGCTCTGGTGCGAGAGTGCATGGCTGAGTTTTTGGGAACTTTTGTCCTGCTG CTCTTTGGCTGCTCCGCTGCGGCGCAGGTGAAGACgagcagagagacaaagggCCAGTTCCTGTCAGTAAACATGGCCTTCTCTGTGGGCGTGATGTCAGCTATGTATCTCACCAAGGGCATCACAG GTGCTCATCTGAACCCGGCGGTGAGTCTGAGTTTCTGTGTGCTGGGACAGGTGCGATGGGGAAGGCTGGTGCCCTACTGCCTCTCCCAGCTGCTGGGGGCGTACGTGGCATCAGCGCTCGTCTACCTGGTCTACTATG atGCTATAATGGACTTCAGTGGAGGAGATTTGACTGTATATGGCCCAAATGAGACGGCGTCTATATTTGCCACGTATCCCTCACAGTACATGACTTTGGGCAGAAGTTTCCTTGACCAG GTCGTGGGCACTGGCATGCTGATGTTGTGCATCCTGTGTTTGGGTGAAAAGAGGAATACCCCGGCTCCCACAGAGCTGATCCCTGCGATAGTGGCAGTGATCGTCCTGGGGATCTCCATGTCAATGTCTGGTAACTGCGGTGCCGCAATCAATCCTGCGAGGGACCTGGGGCCGCGCCTCTTTACCCTGACTGCAGGCTGGGGCACAGAGGTCTTCAC GTGTTACAACTACTGGTTCTGGGTACCCCTGGTGGCTCCACCTATAGGAGCTGTAACAGGCACTTTCATGTATTTGATTTTCATCGAATGGCAGCTGCCTGACCCGGACCAACCTGAAAACCTCTCAACTCTCTCCTCCATTAGTGAGACAATAAAGCAGCCCAGCTCCACATGGGAGAAAGATGTGGAGTTAAAGTCTTCACATTTCTAA